The following coding sequences are from one Chloracidobacterium sp. window:
- the bamD gene encoding outer membrane protein assembly factor BamD, with product MVRISIRVFVLSLLATALFSASAMAQSKPLDGSEIQRLDVMRDKLDRMKRSLSAAAGSLKDENSNDKSKKNDKANLDSPLGRMLGLEKEASKLLSDANNQRGRIDRGDKHEKADVDSLEQAVSELQARVETVQAESAAARANPNSRVGQVREVKKKKKFLGIFGGGSGDDEYDELMGSVIPGRDRELFIVATREVRKKNYDVGRLLFQTIITTYPDSQYLPMSKLAVADSFFLEGSTSALIQAIAAYQDWLTFFPTHPLADRVVLKIAEAEMRQIGLPDRDATRAKRAETRLKALLQQYPNSILRNEAQTRLNEVQDNLGLHNLFIANYYYIMSIDQKKGGLKGAQSRYREILDKYPNFKFMDEVLFKTAVTYQIEEETDQAARYFQRIVSDYPNSEYVDRAKEQLTLIGATIPAVNPERATTLPPEDVSFFQNFRNQLFGIYPMTIDKNGVLMTKDFEKEKFEMIDQIIDNQGDILVNQIPKALTTVISQRQPVAQPTPPPTAPPRQQ from the coding sequence CGATCGCTTTCGGCTGCTGCGGGAAGTCTCAAAGACGAAAATAGCAACGACAAATCTAAGAAGAACGACAAGGCTAACCTAGATTCACCGCTCGGCCGTATGCTTGGGCTGGAGAAGGAAGCCTCGAAGCTGTTGTCGGACGCGAATAATCAAAGGGGCAGGATCGATCGCGGGGACAAGCATGAAAAGGCGGACGTGGACAGTCTGGAGCAAGCCGTCAGCGAGTTGCAGGCGCGCGTGGAAACGGTGCAGGCTGAAAGTGCGGCGGCCCGAGCAAACCCTAATTCGCGCGTCGGTCAGGTTCGTGAGGTCAAAAAGAAAAAGAAATTTCTAGGCATTTTTGGCGGCGGCAGCGGCGATGACGAGTATGACGAGTTGATGGGCAGCGTCATACCCGGACGCGACCGCGAATTGTTTATTGTCGCCACGCGTGAAGTCCGAAAGAAGAATTACGATGTCGGGCGACTGCTTTTTCAGACCATCATTACAACATATCCGGATTCTCAGTATTTGCCGATGTCAAAATTGGCTGTCGCGGATTCATTTTTTCTGGAAGGTTCGACAAGTGCTTTGATCCAGGCGATCGCTGCATATCAGGACTGGCTCACATTCTTTCCGACTCATCCGTTAGCCGATCGCGTCGTTCTTAAGATCGCGGAAGCTGAAATGCGTCAGATCGGCCTGCCGGACCGTGATGCAACCCGCGCAAAGCGTGCTGAGACACGCCTCAAGGCTCTTTTGCAGCAATATCCGAACTCGATCCTCAGGAACGAGGCTCAGACCCGTTTGAACGAAGTCCAGGATAATCTTGGTCTGCATAATCTGTTCATAGCGAATTACTATTACATTATGTCGATCGATCAAAAGAAGGGCGGGCTAAAAGGTGCTCAATCGCGATATCGTGAGATCCTCGATAAATACCCCAATTTTAAGTTTATGGACGAGGTTTTGTTCAAGACCGCCGTGACTTACCAGATCGAGGAAGAAACGGATCAAGCAGCTCGATATTTTCAGAGGATCGTCTCGGATTACCCGAACAGTGAGTACGTCGATCGGGCCAAAGAACAGTTGACGTTGATCGGTGCCACTATTCCCGCCGTTAACCCTGAAAGGGCAACCACATTGCCGCCTGAGGATGTTTCATTCTTTCAAAATTTCCGAAATCAGCTATTCGGTATCTATCCGATGACCATTGACAAAAACGGCGTGCTGATGACGAAGGATTTCGAGAAAGAAAAATTTGAAATGATCGATCAGATCATTGATAATCAGGGCGATATATTGGTTAATCAGATACCTAAAGCTCTGACCACTGTTATTTCGCAACGTCAGCCGGTCGCCCAACCGACACCGCCGCCGACAGCACCGCCGCGGCAGCAATAG
- a CDS encoding tetratricopeptide repeat protein, whose translation MSIAGMIRAIGLTIGIVGSVYAQTGQMPSTPAQLPAVSIERRREAMERMLEGQRLLLASNRLRSEAAINATVERAREAFLKVVELDPSIAEAYTSLAEIAVSTPPNDIGEAIKYALAAVRVDSTNFGGRRLLARLYTIRARGADGKFEPGNSALAVANWREVTILDPRNAEAWAFLASLYEVSGRKNEEIDALRKWVSSAPPIDTQFYQAALGRTDTLTVETASLRLGQALVATNNADEALTVLGNLAADDPGNVAATEVLGDAIALASDTAVRKATELLRQAAYGDPSNLKLIGLLQSVFERGGASREAVALLQRSIESTAKSDPLINARLLIELGDLFRREQKFDIAADSYEKALIRIGDPTDADSKSEINEIVRSAFGKLSRIDGLRLRPTGIVKLSIRSRTFLGKDSQFPDRLVIDHYRSIGKRIEALAAVKSLRVRFGTDEGLRRLEATVLAESGMISDAVKLMKARWADAANRPAAATEVPLTPFDEFSDLLFISDLAARHSSPVIAVDAARRALTKAVDSDRRQIAQLSVATALQRSGEFKAAEEILRELLRQTPGNPMALNNLGYFLVERNERLDEAVVLIRGALSIDPTNGSYLDSLGWALFHSGKIDAAESELRKAIRYDDTSVTAFEHLGDVLAKKGDLAEARKCRVAARANATSAEDVRRLDEKLK comes from the coding sequence ATGTCCATAGCCGGAATGATACGCGCCATCGGTTTGACGATAGGCATCGTCGGGTCGGTTTACGCTCAAACCGGCCAAATGCCGTCCACTCCTGCCCAACTGCCCGCGGTGAGTATAGAACGCCGCCGCGAAGCGATGGAGCGAATGCTGGAGGGACAGCGCCTTTTATTGGCGAGTAATCGGTTGCGTTCCGAGGCGGCGATCAACGCTACCGTAGAACGTGCGCGAGAGGCATTCCTGAAGGTTGTCGAGCTTGATCCGTCGATCGCCGAGGCCTATACGTCACTCGCTGAGATCGCAGTGTCGACGCCGCCAAATGATATTGGTGAGGCGATCAAGTATGCATTAGCCGCCGTTCGCGTCGACAGTACGAATTTCGGCGGCCGCCGATTGCTAGCACGGCTTTACACGATCCGAGCCCGAGGTGCAGACGGTAAGTTCGAACCGGGTAATTCTGCATTGGCGGTGGCAAATTGGCGTGAAGTTACGATCCTCGACCCTCGGAACGCGGAAGCGTGGGCATTTTTAGCGTCGCTTTACGAGGTCTCAGGCCGCAAAAATGAAGAGATCGATGCCCTCCGAAAATGGGTTTCGTCCGCACCGCCGATCGATACACAATTTTATCAGGCGGCATTGGGCAGAACAGACACTCTCACGGTAGAAACTGCTTCCTTGAGACTCGGCCAAGCTCTGGTAGCTACAAATAACGCAGATGAGGCGTTGACCGTACTCGGCAATCTCGCGGCGGACGATCCCGGCAACGTGGCGGCCACCGAAGTATTGGGCGACGCCATTGCTCTGGCGAGCGATACTGCTGTACGCAAGGCCACTGAACTATTGAGGCAAGCGGCTTACGGCGATCCGTCAAACCTAAAGTTGATCGGCCTGCTTCAGAGTGTTTTCGAACGCGGCGGAGCGTCAAGGGAAGCCGTCGCTCTGCTGCAACGATCGATCGAATCGACTGCCAAAAGCGATCCTTTGATAAACGCCAGGCTTCTGATCGAACTCGGTGATCTTTTCAGGCGTGAACAAAAGTTTGACATCGCTGCCGATTCGTATGAAAAGGCTCTGATCCGTATCGGCGATCCGACCGATGCCGACTCAAAATCCGAAATAAACGAGATCGTACGATCGGCGTTCGGTAAGTTGTCGCGGATCGATGGATTAAGGCTGAGGCCGACCGGAATAGTCAAACTTTCTATTCGTAGCCGAACATTTTTAGGCAAAGATTCGCAATTTCCTGACCGTTTGGTGATCGACCACTATCGTTCCATCGGCAAACGTATCGAGGCACTGGCGGCCGTCAAATCCTTACGCGTGCGGTTTGGCACAGATGAGGGTCTCCGTCGTCTAGAAGCGACCGTCTTGGCGGAATCCGGAATGATCAGCGATGCCGTCAAGCTAATGAAAGCCCGCTGGGCCGATGCGGCAAATCGACCTGCGGCCGCGACGGAAGTACCGCTGACGCCATTCGATGAGTTTTCTGACCTACTTTTCATCTCCGACCTTGCCGCGCGTCACTCGAGTCCCGTGATCGCAGTTGATGCCGCCAGAAGGGCATTGACTAAGGCAGTTGACTCCGACCGACGTCAGATCGCTCAATTGTCGGTCGCGACGGCATTGCAACGCTCAGGCGAATTCAAGGCTGCCGAGGAAATTCTGCGGGAACTGTTAAGACAGACGCCGGGGAATCCTATGGCGCTAAATAATTTGGGTTACTTCTTGGTTGAGCGTAACGAGCGACTTGATGAGGCGGTTGTGCTCATTCGCGGTGCATTGTCGATCGATCCAACTAATGGCTCGTATCTCGATAGTCTCGGCTGGGCACTCTTCCATTCCGGAAAGATCGACGCCGCCGAGAGCGAGTTGCGAAAGGCAATCAGATATGACGATACGTCGGTTACAGCATTCGAACATTTGGGTGATGTTTTAGCCAAAAAGGGCGACCTCGCCGAGGCCCGGAAGTGTCGTGTTGCCGCACGTGCCAATGCTACATCGGCCGAAGATGTCCGACGTCTAGATGAAAAGCTGAAATAA
- a CDS encoding M48 family metalloprotease, whose translation MSIGLVKKVSGYFLLLSIWVSGSMLVPVRVGAQTKTDTDKPAVKSKKKEKQSPKSDATPTPGPGTLSAKDDPAQIGKRNINSGSDKLFGWLGGSQEKEMQIGRQLAMEVEQQAKMVDDPIITEYVNRVGQNIVLHSDAKIPFTIKVIDSDEVNAFALPGGYFFVNKGLILAADSEAELAGVMAHEIAHVAARHAMENQGKGQLLQYGMLAGMILTGGIAGSVLQNTAGIAQALAFLKFSRGAEVEADKLGVQYLYASGYDPTGMSTMFEKLASKNRKKPGTISKLFSSHPPSLERRDDSLELVARFPEKEEYVISTSEFQRVKAQLMKTTNARAGVLSDVDEGGDTKPTLKKRQPEPTDDSAPDSTSTPSDGPPKLKKRNEPTTDPVPTPTPQV comes from the coding sequence ATGTCGATCGGTTTGGTCAAGAAAGTGAGTGGATATTTTTTGTTGCTAAGCATTTGGGTTAGCGGATCGATGTTGGTACCGGTACGCGTTGGGGCCCAGACAAAAACCGATACTGACAAGCCTGCTGTAAAATCTAAAAAGAAGGAAAAGCAATCGCCCAAGTCCGACGCAACCCCAACTCCGGGGCCCGGAACTCTTTCGGCCAAGGACGATCCGGCACAGATCGGTAAACGTAACATCAATAGCGGCTCTGACAAACTGTTTGGGTGGTTAGGCGGTTCCCAGGAAAAAGAAATGCAGATCGGCCGCCAGTTGGCGATGGAGGTCGAGCAGCAGGCCAAAATGGTGGATGACCCGATCATCACCGAATATGTCAATCGCGTCGGACAGAACATAGTTCTGCACTCAGATGCCAAAATACCCTTCACTATTAAGGTCATTGATAGTGATGAGGTCAACGCGTTCGCATTGCCGGGCGGTTATTTCTTTGTAAATAAAGGATTAATTCTCGCTGCAGACAGCGAAGCCGAATTGGCGGGTGTGATGGCTCACGAGATCGCTCACGTTGCTGCTCGCCACGCGATGGAGAACCAAGGAAAAGGCCAGTTGCTCCAGTACGGGATGTTGGCCGGAATGATCTTGACCGGCGGGATTGCCGGCAGTGTGCTTCAAAACACGGCCGGGATCGCTCAGGCGTTGGCATTTCTTAAATTTAGTCGCGGAGCGGAGGTCGAGGCTGACAAACTCGGTGTACAGTACCTGTATGCTTCCGGATACGATCCAACCGGAATGTCCACGATGTTTGAAAAGCTAGCTTCCAAAAATCGGAAAAAGCCGGGAACGATCTCGAAACTATTCTCATCGCATCCCCCTTCATTGGAAAGGCGTGATGACAGTTTGGAATTGGTCGCACGGTTTCCCGAAAAAGAAGAATATGTGATCAGCACCTCAGAGTTTCAGCGGGTAAAAGCGCAGCTTATGAAGACCACGAACGCGAGAGCCGGCGTATTATCCGATGTCGACGAAGGTGGCGACACAAAACCAACACTCAAGAAGAGGCAACCTGAACCGACCGATGATTCAGCACCGGACAGCACTTCGACTCCATCGGATGGTCCGCCAAAGCTTAAAAAGCGTAACGAACCTACGACGGACCCGGTACCAACGCCGACACCACAGGTTTAG